The following coding sequences are from one Aliarcobacter skirrowii CCUG 10374 window:
- a CDS encoding MFS transporter, with protein sequence MFKSVMPLSFIIALRFFGLFIVLPVISVYAFTLQGANATLVGIVVGGYALTQVIFQTPFGIMSDKLGRKGTIVTGLLLFAIGSFICAIAVDIFTLMLGRLLQGAGAIGAVVTAMISDVVKEEQRSKAMAIMGGFIGISFALAMGLSPLISGMAGVPALFYITMVLSLIAIYILVKKVPNPPKITHSYNEKLKLKDVLGNANINKMHLTNFLQKALMTFAFLVIPIILTKVYSWEIKDLWQVYIPSMILGLLAMGPAAVLAEKKGKYKEVLLIGILFFIISYLVIGFSSSAFVFSVGVVIFFIGFNMHEPIMQSLTTKFAKVHQRGSVLGVFNSFGYLGTFFGGVFGGIMLDKFSSYELENFSLIVAVVCVLWALLIILMKNPSKTKNVYLSLDEYKLENSQRLNENENIIEWYINNSENILVVKYSDDKISEDEIKNILR encoded by the coding sequence ATGTTTAAATCGGTTATGCCATTAAGTTTTATTATTGCTCTTAGATTTTTTGGGCTTTTTATTGTTCTTCCAGTTATATCTGTATATGCTTTTACTCTTCAAGGTGCAAATGCTACATTAGTTGGAATTGTTGTTGGTGGTTATGCCTTAACTCAAGTTATTTTTCAAACTCCTTTTGGAATTATGAGTGATAAACTAGGAAGAAAAGGCACAATCGTAACTGGACTTTTACTATTTGCTATTGGTTCTTTTATTTGTGCAATTGCTGTTGATATTTTCACTTTAATGCTTGGACGACTTTTGCAAGGAGCTGGAGCTATTGGGGCAGTTGTGACTGCCATGATTAGTGATGTTGTAAAAGAGGAGCAAAGATCAAAAGCAATGGCTATTATGGGTGGATTTATTGGTATATCTTTTGCTCTTGCTATGGGTTTAAGCCCACTTATTAGTGGAATGGCTGGAGTTCCTGCACTATTTTATATAACTATGGTTTTATCTTTAATTGCTATTTATATATTAGTGAAAAAAGTACCAAATCCTCCAAAAATAACTCACTCTTATAATGAAAAACTAAAATTAAAAGATGTTTTAGGAAATGCAAATATAAACAAAATGCACCTTACAAACTTTTTACAAAAAGCTTTAATGACTTTTGCATTTTTAGTTATTCCAATTATTCTTACAAAAGTTTATAGTTGGGAGATTAAAGATTTGTGGCAAGTATATATTCCATCTATGATTTTGGGACTTCTTGCTATGGGACCAGCTGCAGTTTTGGCTGAGAAAAAAGGTAAATACAAAGAAGTTTTATTAATAGGAATTTTGTTTTTTATAATCTCTTATTTAGTTATTGGTTTTAGTTCAAGTGCTTTTGTTTTTAGTGTTGGGGTTGTAATATTCTTTATTGGGTTTAATATGCATGAACCAATTATGCAATCACTTACAACAAAATTTGCAAAAGTTCATCAAAGAGGTAGTGTGCTTGGAGTTTTTAACTCTTTTGGATATTTAGGAACATTCTTTGGTGGAGTTTTTGGTGGTATTATGCTTGATAAGTTTAGTTCTTATGAGCTTGAAAACTTCTCATTGATTGTTGCAGTTGTATGTGTTTTATGGGCTTTATTAATAATTTTGATGAAAAATCCATCAAAAACAAAAAATGTTTATCTAAGTTTAGATGAGTACAAACTTGAAAATAGTCAAAGATTAAATGAAAATGAGAATATTATTGAGTGGTATATAAACAATAGTGAGAATATTTTAGTAGTAAAATATAGTGATGATAAGATTAGTGAAGATGAGATAAAAAATATTTTAAGATAG
- a CDS encoding outer membrane protein assembly factor BamD gives MLKELKIKNILFVFSLIFILNACSSKSEKEYNKPDTYWYNQLLKDISMGDLEAADDTFISLESEHRNSLLIQPSILILVNAHMQEEQYILANFYLDEYLKRFTLSRDVDYIRYLKIKSNFMGFKMPNRDQQLIDDTLALVDEFKLRYKNSQYLPLVNSINSRLLMARALMDKEISELYTRRDKPEASQFYLEKSKQSWHYIDDIEKPKTPFIRSLFE, from the coding sequence ATGCTAAAAGAATTAAAGATAAAAAATATCTTATTTGTTTTTTCACTAATATTTATCTTAAATGCTTGTTCATCAAAGAGCGAAAAAGAGTATAACAAGCCAGATACTTATTGGTACAATCAGCTATTAAAAGATATCTCAATGGGCGATTTAGAAGCTGCTGATGATACTTTTATATCACTTGAAAGTGAGCATAGAAATTCACTTTTAATTCAACCATCAATTCTAATTTTGGTAAATGCTCATATGCAAGAAGAGCAATATATCCTTGCAAACTTCTATTTAGATGAGTATTTAAAAAGATTTACTTTAAGTCGTGATGTTGATTATATTAGATATTTAAAGATAAAATCAAACTTCATGGGATTTAAGATGCCAAATAGAGATCAACAACTAATAGATGATACTTTAGCTTTAGTTGATGAGTTTAAATTAAGATATAAAAACTCACAATACTTGCCTTTGGTAAATAGTATAAACTCAAGACTTCTTATGGCAAGAGCTTTAATGGACAAAGAGATTTCAGAGCTTTATACAAGAAGAGATAAACCTGAGGCTTCACAGTTTTATTTAGAAAAATCAAAACAATCTTGGCACTATATAGATGATATAGAAAAGCCAAAAACACCTTTTATTAGAAGTTTATTTGAATAA
- a CDS encoding pyrroline-5-carboxylate reductase, with translation MKLTLIGNGIMAQSLAIGLVKKYEVEMIGREINKLQQIKQKIPQLEIKELSDVEDISEKNIIFCVKPYALESVSIRLNGTANSFISILAGTKLEYLKKQISAKHYVRSMPNIAASVQNSMTTLTGDIEIKEMAIDIFNSIGEAIWVNSETHLDIASAISASGPAFLALVAEAICDGAVKVGLDRHMAQHLVQGLFSSTSSLLQHSHAAIIKDSVMSPAGTTAAGYAKLEEAGVRNAFIQAVEGSFNKSQKISEK, from the coding sequence ATGAAACTAACTTTAATTGGAAATGGAATTATGGCTCAATCACTTGCTATTGGACTTGTAAAAAAGTATGAAGTAGAGATGATTGGAAGAGAGATTAATAAATTACAACAGATAAAACAAAAAATCCCACAACTTGAAATCAAAGAGTTAAGCGATGTAGAAGATATTAGTGAAAAAAATATTATATTTTGTGTAAAACCTTATGCTTTGGAGAGTGTTTCTATTCGACTAAATGGAACTGCTAACTCTTTTATATCTATTTTAGCTGGAACTAAACTTGAGTATTTAAAAAAACAAATAAGCGCAAAACATTATGTAAGATCTATGCCAAATATTGCAGCTAGTGTTCAAAACTCAATGACAACATTAACAGGAGATATTGAGATAAAAGAGATGGCAATTGATATTTTCAACTCTATTGGAGAGGCTATTTGGGTAAATAGTGAAACTCATCTTGATATAGCAAGTGCTATTAGTGCAAGTGGACCTGCATTTTTAGCTTTGGTTGCTGAGGCAATTTGTGATGGTGCTGTTAAAGTTGGTCTTGATAGACATATGGCTCAACATTTAGTTCAAGGACTTTTCTCTAGTACATCTTCACTTTTACAACACTCTCACGCTGCAATTATAAAAGATAGTGTTATGAGTCCAGCTGGAACAACAGCTGCTGGATATGCAAAACTTGAAGAAGCAGGAGTTAGAAATGCTTTTATACAAGCAGTTGAAGGTTCGTTTAACAAATCACAAAAGATATCTGAAAAGTAG
- a CDS encoding type II toxin-antitoxin system Phd/YefM family antitoxin: protein MNLSSDIKPISYLKSKTAEVINEANENKRAIIITQNGEAKVVIQDIKTYENMQNSINLLKLIVQSENDIENGDVLNQEEIFSNLEKKLFE, encoded by the coding sequence ATGAATTTAAGTAGTGATATAAAACCAATCTCTTATCTAAAATCAAAAACAGCAGAAGTTATAAATGAAGCAAACGAAAATAAAAGAGCGATAATCATAACTCAAAATGGTGAAGCAAAAGTTGTAATTCAAGATATTAAGACTTATGAAAATATGCAAAACTCAATAAATCTATTAAAACTTATTGTTCAAAGTGAAAATGATATAGAAAATGGTGATGTTTTAAACCAAGAAGAGATATTTTCAAATTTAGAAAAAAAACTTTTTGAGTAA
- the lon gene encoding endopeptidase La — translation MLSNYDNFPQTVPLVIEDEIFLYPFMITPLFLSTEDNIKAVEHAIEFNKPIMIVVSKPSKEGTRQEDSFYSIGVVGNVMRKVSLPEGKIKVLFQGISKAKVVNFSLDSKIFATIDLVQDSFKNDIELKSLVNILLDSVKKLAKLNNKFPTDLIKAIEENEDASRVADLISSVLKLKKEEAYKIYSNDSLEQRVIDIIEYVKNEIESYKIQKEITQKVNSKIEKTHKDYFLKEQIKAIQKELGTDNQKEEEIKSFKKKLKAKKEFMSKEAYKETKKQIDKLSRLNPDSPDASLLQTYVEMVLDIPFGEYSNSKISVASVEKQLNKDHYSLEKPKQRIAEYFAVKQLLELRNIKDLESKGTVLCFVGPPGVGKTSLANSISKALDRPLVRVALGGMEDVNELRGHRRTYVGAMPGRLVKGLIDAKKMNPVIVLDEIDKLGANHRGDPAAVMLEILDPEQNHEFRDLYLNFPIDLSQVIFVSTANDIRKIPAPLRDRMEFIELNSYTPNEKYHIAKDYLIPQELEKHGLKKEEVSLSKATIDLIISKYTREAGVRNLRRVFSKLFRKVVKQILNDQSIQKVTIGTKDLKEYLDNPIFEIEPADKVDVVGVANGLAWTAVGGDILKIETIKLKGKGDLKVTGNLGDVMKESSFISYAVVKHLIDNNILKIDENQIPKTAKEKEENIKLDSSEIYKRYDIHLHIPEGATPKDGPSAGITMALAIASVLSNKKIKADVAMTGELTLLGKVLPIGGLKEKLIAAYKAKIKKVLIPKKNYERDLEDIPDEVKQALEIKVVNSIEDVLKEALV, via the coding sequence ATGTTATCAAATTATGATAATTTCCCACAAACAGTACCTTTGGTTATAGAAGATGAGATTTTTTTATATCCATTTATGATAACACCACTTTTTTTAAGTACAGAAGATAATATAAAGGCAGTAGAACACGCTATTGAGTTTAATAAACCAATTATGATAGTTGTTTCAAAACCTTCAAAAGAGGGAACTAGGCAAGAGGATAGTTTTTATAGCATTGGAGTTGTTGGTAATGTTATGAGAAAAGTATCACTACCTGAGGGTAAAATAAAAGTATTATTTCAAGGAATATCAAAAGCAAAAGTTGTTAATTTTTCACTTGATTCAAAAATTTTTGCAACTATTGATTTAGTACAAGATAGTTTTAAAAATGATATAGAGTTAAAATCATTGGTAAATATTCTGCTTGATAGTGTAAAAAAACTTGCAAAACTAAACAATAAATTCCCAACAGATTTAATAAAAGCAATAGAAGAAAATGAAGATGCTTCAAGAGTTGCTGATTTAATCTCATCTGTTTTAAAACTAAAAAAAGAGGAAGCCTATAAAATCTACTCAAATGATAGTTTAGAGCAAAGAGTTATAGATATTATTGAGTATGTAAAAAACGAAATAGAGTCATATAAAATTCAAAAAGAGATAACTCAAAAGGTAAACTCAAAAATAGAGAAAACTCATAAAGATTACTTCTTAAAAGAGCAGATAAAAGCTATTCAAAAAGAGCTTGGAACTGACAATCAAAAAGAAGAAGAGATAAAATCTTTCAAAAAGAAACTAAAAGCAAAAAAAGAGTTTATGAGTAAAGAGGCTTATAAAGAGACAAAAAAACAAATAGATAAATTAAGTCGCCTAAATCCAGACTCTCCAGATGCTTCACTTCTTCAAACTTATGTAGAGATGGTTTTAGATATACCTTTTGGAGAGTATTCAAATAGTAAAATCTCAGTTGCAAGTGTTGAAAAACAGTTAAATAAAGACCACTACTCACTAGAAAAACCAAAACAAAGAATTGCAGAGTATTTTGCAGTAAAACAGTTATTGGAACTTAGAAATATAAAAGATTTAGAGTCAAAAGGGACAGTTTTATGTTTTGTAGGACCTCCAGGTGTTGGTAAAACTTCACTAGCAAACTCTATTTCAAAAGCCCTTGATAGACCACTTGTAAGAGTTGCTCTTGGTGGAATGGAAGATGTAAATGAGCTAAGAGGTCATAGAAGAACTTATGTAGGAGCAATGCCAGGGCGTCTTGTAAAAGGCTTAATTGATGCAAAGAAGATGAATCCAGTTATTGTTTTAGATGAGATTGATAAATTAGGAGCTAACCACAGAGGTGATCCAGCTGCTGTGATGCTTGAGATTTTAGACCCTGAACAAAATCATGAGTTTAGAGATTTGTATCTAAACTTTCCTATTGATTTATCGCAAGTAATATTTGTATCAACAGCAAATGATATAAGAAAAATCCCAGCACCACTTAGAGATAGAATGGAGTTTATAGAGTTAAACTCATACACTCCAAATGAAAAATACCATATTGCAAAAGATTATTTAATCCCTCAAGAGCTTGAAAAGCATGGACTTAAAAAAGAGGAAGTATCTTTAAGTAAGGCTACTATTGATTTGATTATCTCAAAATATACAAGAGAAGCAGGGGTGCGAAATCTGCGAAGAGTATTTTCAAAACTATTTAGAAAAGTTGTAAAACAGATTTTAAACGATCAATCAATTCAAAAAGTAACAATAGGTACAAAAGATTTAAAAGAGTATTTAGACAATCCAATTTTTGAGATTGAACCAGCTGATAAAGTAGATGTTGTAGGTGTTGCAAATGGACTTGCATGGACAGCAGTTGGTGGAGATATTTTAAAAATTGAGACAATCAAGCTAAAAGGAAAGGGTGATTTAAAAGTTACTGGAAACCTAGGTGATGTTATGAAAGAGTCTTCATTTATCTCTTATGCAGTTGTAAAACATCTAATAGACAACAACATTTTAAAAATAGATGAAAACCAAATTCCAAAAACAGCAAAAGAGAAAGAAGAGAATATAAAACTAGATTCAAGTGAGATATACAAAAGATATGATATTCATCTTCATATTCCTGAGGGTGCAACACCAAAAGATGGACCAAGTGCTGGTATAACAATGGCATTAGCAATAGCTTCAGTATTAAGTAACAAAAAAATAAAAGCAGATGTTGCAATGACAGGAGAGCTTACACTTTTAGGAAAAGTTTTACCAATTGGTGGATTAAAAGAGAAGCTAATAGCTGCTTATAAAGCAAAAATAAAAAAAGTTCTAATTCCTAAAAAGAATTATGAAAGAGATTTAGAAGATATTCCAGATGAGGTAAAACAAGCCTTAGAGATAAAAGTTGTAAATAGTATTGAAGATGTTTTAAAAGAGGCTTTGGTTTAA
- a CDS encoding rhomboid family intramembrane serine protease, whose product MQFVEQKKLTATNFLIAITIIAYIIQTTIQSGSILMGLNIYFLIGEFYWQPLSSIFAHGGIAHLAMNMFVLWQFGNMIERFIGSKNFLALYFITGILTSLLSFLYIFYLDIGVNLVGASGAICAILGFYAYFVKDERKAIVTWILLISVAPLLIGLPIAWYAHFIGLAIGFIYAIIYKIVVLKRR is encoded by the coding sequence ATGCAGTTTGTAGAGCAAAAAAAACTTACAGCCACAAATTTTTTAATAGCAATAACAATAATAGCCTATATTATTCAAACAACTATTCAAAGTGGTTCTATTTTGATGGGTTTAAATATCTATTTTCTAATAGGTGAATTTTATTGGCAACCACTATCAAGTATCTTTGCTCATGGTGGAATTGCTCATTTAGCTATGAATATGTTTGTTTTATGGCAGTTTGGAAATATGATAGAGAGATTTATTGGAAGCAAAAATTTCTTAGCTCTATATTTTATCACAGGTATTTTAACCTCTCTTTTATCATTTTTATATATTTTTTATTTAGATATTGGTGTAAATTTAGTAGGTGCAAGTGGTGCTATATGTGCAATTTTAGGCTTTTATGCATATTTTGTAAAAGATGAGAGAAAAGCTATTGTTACTTGGATTTTATTAATCTCAGTTGCACCACTACTTATTGGACTTCCAATAGCTTGGTATGCTCACTTTATAGGTCTTGCTATTGGATTTATTTATGCAATTATCTATAAAATAGTAGTTTTAAAAAGAAGATAG
- a CDS encoding type II toxin-antitoxin system RelE/ParE family toxin, protein MKKFEVLWTKSAEYDLELIIQYLKLDSVSIAKEIFIDIKKECENLYYFPQRKRVVPELQQIGIFKYREIIYKRWRVIFKIEKEKVYILLVADSSRNLEDILFQRLMR, encoded by the coding sequence ATGAAAAAATTTGAAGTTTTATGGACAAAAAGTGCCGAATATGATTTGGAATTGATTATACAGTATTTAAAACTTGATAGTGTCTCTATTGCAAAAGAGATTTTTATTGATATAAAAAAAGAGTGTGAAAATTTGTACTATTTTCCCCAAAGAAAAAGAGTTGTACCAGAGCTTCAACAAATAGGAATTTTTAAATATAGAGAAATTATCTATAAAAGATGGAGAGTTATATTTAAAATTGAAAAAGAAAAAGTTTATATTCTTTTAGTTGCTGATAGTAGTAGAAATTTGGAAGATATTTTGTTTCAAAGATTAATGAGATAA
- the rdgB gene encoding RdgB/HAM1 family non-canonical purine NTP pyrophosphatase, protein MKIVLASANKGKIEEFKKLLPKSEVVAYSDILGKFDIPETGTTFKENAIIKASAINEKLKEKGEKDFVVISDDSGISLPILNQAPGVYSARFAGLNASDKENNAKLISKLNELNLEKTAAFYTACIAIIYKDFTYTVHGFMHGVATNKEMGSNGFGYDPLFIPKNFSKTLGELDFEVKQKFSHRSKALDLAKKVLDVIL, encoded by the coding sequence GTGAAGATAGTATTAGCAAGTGCAAATAAGGGAAAAATAGAGGAGTTTAAAAAACTTCTTCCAAAGAGTGAAGTTGTTGCATATAGTGATATTTTAGGAAAATTTGATATTCCTGAAACTGGAACTACTTTTAAAGAGAATGCAATTATAAAAGCAAGTGCTATAAATGAGAAATTAAAAGAAAAAGGTGAAAAAGATTTTGTGGTTATCTCTGATGATTCAGGAATATCACTTCCTATTTTAAATCAAGCACCTGGAGTTTATAGTGCAAGATTTGCTGGTTTAAATGCAAGTGATAAAGAGAATAATGCAAAATTAATCTCAAAATTAAATGAACTAAACTTAGAAAAAACAGCTGCTTTTTATACAGCTTGTATAGCAATAATTTATAAAGATTTCACATATACAGTTCATGGATTTATGCATGGAGTGGCAACAAATAAAGAGATGGGATCAAATGGTTTTGGGTATGATCCACTATTTATTCCAAAAAACTTTTCAAAAACTTTAGGAGAGTTGGATTTTGAAGTTAAGCAAAAATTTTCTCATAGAAGCAAAGCTTTAGATTTGGCAAAAAAAGTTTTAGATGTGATTTTATAG